From Portunus trituberculatus isolate SZX2019 chromosome 50, ASM1759143v1, whole genome shotgun sequence, the proteins below share one genomic window:
- the LOC123500091 gene encoding U3 small nucleolar RNA-associated protein 25 homolog isoform X2, with product MHYMLKVEDTEDPEPPDDGEGSSSEEEGDEDDVLSRLLATFNTQNGKAVDNDDDDDDDEEEEEEEEEEEEEEEEEEEEEEEEEEEEEEEEEEEEEDMLKCNDVNESGESEIEEDAAENIDSRSRDDISSSEDSECHEDREAVNDSSDEDHATHSQKDFFSRHFEKNLSKLCAEQVKDRTKWSSSFQKWPTLGRIKIEIPKVEMQASKPLLLAEENEADDPPAIGLVPQPPDLEKYCLQDYHIKKNLRDNLSFTNDTDRVIKYQTRLTNLQKELLGVLSNYSDLYYPEASHEHWEEVRTIYTLHAVNHVLKTRKRVMNHNAKIKSLRKKKSGAISDAHRDQGYTRPKVLILLPFKHSAYLVVEILVALMFKEAKTNVQNYSRFKEDYGPRAEEKEDRNDKLSRPEDFVAVFKGDSNEDFKLGLKITKNSLKLYADFYQSDIILASPLGLRYIMGSTNRTDIQTDFLTSIEILILDQADIFMMQNWEHVLVLMDAINKPPHDVHKLDTDLTRVRLWSLEGHAPLYRQTVLFSSTTVDHHRALISKCCNFAGKLEILNPAQGGSVQEVVVPTDLIINKIPGIRDPDTRFHHFTTELLPRLRAEQRSHTLVYIPDYCDYVRLLRHLKEDGGTSIASINEYMVGQNSKIAKIRSLFFEGKRHFLLYTERFHFYRRYRIKGVKHVIFYDLPTYPHFFSEICNLMVESNQNRRTRKQHLGSTVTLLVQKSNLTRLIGILGSQRTTDILSSGKAIHMCVLGK from the exons GTGGAGGATACTGAGGATCCTGAGCCTCCTGATGATGGTGAGGGTTCATCTagtgaggaggaaggtgatgaagatgatgtgCTATCTAGACTACTAGCAACCTTCAACACTCAAAATGGAAAAGCTgtagacaatgatgatgatgacgatgatgatgaggaggaggaggaggaggaggaggaggaagaggaggaggaggaggaggaggaggaggaggaggaggaggaggaagaagaagaagaagaagaagaagaagaagaagaagaagatatgcTAAAATGCAATGATGTAAATGAAAGTGGTGAGTCTGAAATTGAAGAAGATGCAGCAGAAAATATTGATTCCAGGTCACGAGATGATATTTCTAGCAGTGAAGATTCTGAGTGTCATGAAGACAGAGAG GCAGTTAATGACTCCTCTGATGAAGATCATGCTACACACAGTcagaaggattttttttcaagacattttgaaAAAAACCTGAGTAAATTATGTGCAGAACAAGTTAAAGATAGGACAAAATGGTCCTCATCTTTTCAGAAATGGCCTACTCTAGGGAGGATAAAGATTGAAATACCAAAGGTTGAAATGCAAGCCTCAAAACCTCTTTTGTTGGCTGAAGAAAATGAGGCAGATGATCCACCTGCCATTGGTTTGGTACCTCAGCCTCCAGACCTTGAAAAGTATTGTCTGCAGGATTACCACATAAAAAAGAATTTGCGAGATAATCTTTCCTTTACCAATGATACTGATAGAGTCATAAAGTATCAAACTAGATTGACAAACTTGCAGAAAGAGTTGTTAGGTGTTCTCTCAAATTATTCAGACTTGTACTATCCAGAGGCCTCCCATGAACATTGGGAAGAAGTGAGAACTATTTATACTCTTCATGCTGTAAATCACGTTctcaaaacaaggaagagagttaTGAATCACAATGCCAAAATCAAATccctgagaaagaagaaaagtggggCTATCAGTGATGCACATCGAGACCAAGGTTACACCAGGCCAAAGGTCCTTATTCTGCTTCCATTCAAACATTCTGCTTACTT AGTGGTGGAGATATTAGTGGCACTGATGTTTAAGGAAGCAAAGACAAATGTGCAAAACTATAGCCGCTTCAAAGAAGATTATGGTCCCAgagcagaggagaaagaagatagaaatgacAAACTCAGCCGGCCAGAGGACTTTGTGGCTGTCTTTAAAGGTGACTCAAATGAAGACTTCAAGCTTGGCCTGAAGATCACCAAAAACTCTCTTAAG ctttatgCAGATTTTTATCAATCTGATATCATCCTGGCATCCCCCCTGGGGCTGCGGTACATCATGGGCTCCACAAATCGTACTGACATTCAGACTGACTTCCTCACATCAATTGAAATCCTTATCCTTGATCAG gcAGATATTTTTATGATGCAAAACTGGGAACACGTTCTTGTTTTGATGGATGCAATCAATAAGCCACCACACGATGTCCATAAACTTGATACTGACCTGACCCGAGTGAGGCTGTGGTCCCTGGAGGGTCATGCTCCTCTCTACCGCCAGACTGTCTTGTTCTCCTCAACCACTGTGGACCATCACCGAGCCCTCATCAGTAAATGTTGCAACTTTGCTGGGAAACTGGAG ATATTGAATCCTGCACAGGGTGGGTCtgtgcaggaggtggtggtaccCACAGACCTGATAATCAACAAAATACCCGGCATTAGAGATCCTGACACTCGCTTTCATCATTTCACAACTGAGCTGTTGCCCCGGCTCAGGGCAGAGCAGCGTTCCCACACACTAGTGTACATTCCTGATTATTGTGACTATGTGAGATTACTGCGGCACCTGAAGGAGGATGGTGGTACCAGCATTGCTTCCATCAATGAATATATGGTTGGG caAAACAGCAAAATAGCCAAGATACGCAGCCTGTTCTTTGAGGGGAAGCGTCACTTTTTGCTTTACACAGAACGTTTTCACTTTTACCGCCGATATCGCATCAAGGGTGTAAAGCACGTCATATTCTATGACCTGCCAACTTACCCACACTTCTTCTCAGAGATCTGTAACTTGATGGTG GAGAGTAACCAGAACCGTAGAACTCGGAAGCAGCATCTGGGTAGCACAGTGACATTGCTGGTGCAGAAGTCCAACTTGACTCGTCTGATTGGAATCTTAGGCAGCCAGCGTACCACAGACATCCTTTCCTCAGGGAAGGCCATCCACATGTGTGTTCTGGGAAAGTGA
- the LOC123500091 gene encoding U3 small nucleolar RNA-associated protein 25 homolog isoform X1 — protein sequence MTRSRGGKIRNFASVKQKNKKEERQPSKRQYEEFGEAHPIDEKEAIVKRLKVEDTEDPEPPDDGEGSSSEEEGDEDDVLSRLLATFNTQNGKAVDNDDDDDDDEEEEEEEEEEEEEEEEEEEEEEEEEEEEEEEEEEEEEDMLKCNDVNESGESEIEEDAAENIDSRSRDDISSSEDSECHEDREAVNDSSDEDHATHSQKDFFSRHFEKNLSKLCAEQVKDRTKWSSSFQKWPTLGRIKIEIPKVEMQASKPLLLAEENEADDPPAIGLVPQPPDLEKYCLQDYHIKKNLRDNLSFTNDTDRVIKYQTRLTNLQKELLGVLSNYSDLYYPEASHEHWEEVRTIYTLHAVNHVLKTRKRVMNHNAKIKSLRKKKSGAISDAHRDQGYTRPKVLILLPFKHSAYLVVEILVALMFKEAKTNVQNYSRFKEDYGPRAEEKEDRNDKLSRPEDFVAVFKGDSNEDFKLGLKITKNSLKLYADFYQSDIILASPLGLRYIMGSTNRTDIQTDFLTSIEILILDQADIFMMQNWEHVLVLMDAINKPPHDVHKLDTDLTRVRLWSLEGHAPLYRQTVLFSSTTVDHHRALISKCCNFAGKLEILNPAQGGSVQEVVVPTDLIINKIPGIRDPDTRFHHFTTELLPRLRAEQRSHTLVYIPDYCDYVRLLRHLKEDGGTSIASINEYMVGQNSKIAKIRSLFFEGKRHFLLYTERFHFYRRYRIKGVKHVIFYDLPTYPHFFSEICNLMVESNQNRRTRKQHLGSTVTLLVQKSNLTRLIGILGSQRTTDILSSGKAIHMCVLGK from the exons GTGGAGGATACTGAGGATCCTGAGCCTCCTGATGATGGTGAGGGTTCATCTagtgaggaggaaggtgatgaagatgatgtgCTATCTAGACTACTAGCAACCTTCAACACTCAAAATGGAAAAGCTgtagacaatgatgatgatgacgatgatgatgaggaggaggaggaggaggaggaggaggaagaggaggaggaggaggaggaggaggaggaggaggaggaggaggaagaagaagaagaagaagaagaagaagaagaagaagaagatatgcTAAAATGCAATGATGTAAATGAAAGTGGTGAGTCTGAAATTGAAGAAGATGCAGCAGAAAATATTGATTCCAGGTCACGAGATGATATTTCTAGCAGTGAAGATTCTGAGTGTCATGAAGACAGAGAG GCAGTTAATGACTCCTCTGATGAAGATCATGCTACACACAGTcagaaggattttttttcaagacattttgaaAAAAACCTGAGTAAATTATGTGCAGAACAAGTTAAAGATAGGACAAAATGGTCCTCATCTTTTCAGAAATGGCCTACTCTAGGGAGGATAAAGATTGAAATACCAAAGGTTGAAATGCAAGCCTCAAAACCTCTTTTGTTGGCTGAAGAAAATGAGGCAGATGATCCACCTGCCATTGGTTTGGTACCTCAGCCTCCAGACCTTGAAAAGTATTGTCTGCAGGATTACCACATAAAAAAGAATTTGCGAGATAATCTTTCCTTTACCAATGATACTGATAGAGTCATAAAGTATCAAACTAGATTGACAAACTTGCAGAAAGAGTTGTTAGGTGTTCTCTCAAATTATTCAGACTTGTACTATCCAGAGGCCTCCCATGAACATTGGGAAGAAGTGAGAACTATTTATACTCTTCATGCTGTAAATCACGTTctcaaaacaaggaagagagttaTGAATCACAATGCCAAAATCAAATccctgagaaagaagaaaagtggggCTATCAGTGATGCACATCGAGACCAAGGTTACACCAGGCCAAAGGTCCTTATTCTGCTTCCATTCAAACATTCTGCTTACTT AGTGGTGGAGATATTAGTGGCACTGATGTTTAAGGAAGCAAAGACAAATGTGCAAAACTATAGCCGCTTCAAAGAAGATTATGGTCCCAgagcagaggagaaagaagatagaaatgacAAACTCAGCCGGCCAGAGGACTTTGTGGCTGTCTTTAAAGGTGACTCAAATGAAGACTTCAAGCTTGGCCTGAAGATCACCAAAAACTCTCTTAAG ctttatgCAGATTTTTATCAATCTGATATCATCCTGGCATCCCCCCTGGGGCTGCGGTACATCATGGGCTCCACAAATCGTACTGACATTCAGACTGACTTCCTCACATCAATTGAAATCCTTATCCTTGATCAG gcAGATATTTTTATGATGCAAAACTGGGAACACGTTCTTGTTTTGATGGATGCAATCAATAAGCCACCACACGATGTCCATAAACTTGATACTGACCTGACCCGAGTGAGGCTGTGGTCCCTGGAGGGTCATGCTCCTCTCTACCGCCAGACTGTCTTGTTCTCCTCAACCACTGTGGACCATCACCGAGCCCTCATCAGTAAATGTTGCAACTTTGCTGGGAAACTGGAG ATATTGAATCCTGCACAGGGTGGGTCtgtgcaggaggtggtggtaccCACAGACCTGATAATCAACAAAATACCCGGCATTAGAGATCCTGACACTCGCTTTCATCATTTCACAACTGAGCTGTTGCCCCGGCTCAGGGCAGAGCAGCGTTCCCACACACTAGTGTACATTCCTGATTATTGTGACTATGTGAGATTACTGCGGCACCTGAAGGAGGATGGTGGTACCAGCATTGCTTCCATCAATGAATATATGGTTGGG caAAACAGCAAAATAGCCAAGATACGCAGCCTGTTCTTTGAGGGGAAGCGTCACTTTTTGCTTTACACAGAACGTTTTCACTTTTACCGCCGATATCGCATCAAGGGTGTAAAGCACGTCATATTCTATGACCTGCCAACTTACCCACACTTCTTCTCAGAGATCTGTAACTTGATGGTG GAGAGTAACCAGAACCGTAGAACTCGGAAGCAGCATCTGGGTAGCACAGTGACATTGCTGGTGCAGAAGTCCAACTTGACTCGTCTGATTGGAATCTTAGGCAGCCAGCGTACCACAGACATCCTTTCCTCAGGGAAGGCCATCCACATGTGTGTTCTGGGAAAGTGA